In one window of Pelorhabdus rhamnosifermentans DNA:
- a CDS encoding phosphatidylserine decarboxylase family protein — translation MVKGPIVKEGYRYIAILACLTACVAIVMGGYWSIVPGVFLVFVTFFFRNPNRKIPGDEAYVMSPADGKVMSVCDIYDEEFLLDEAIKVTIFLSVLDVHVNRSPIAGEIIYQQYTCGRFRPAYKESAGCENERHSLGIENDQMKILVTQIAGILARRIVSWVTLGNVLTRGERYGMIKFGSCTEVVMPKSVEVLVKKGDRVRGGETIIGRIRK, via the coding sequence ATGGTTAAAGGTCCTATTGTAAAAGAAGGATATCGATATATTGCTATCTTAGCCTGTTTGACAGCTTGTGTCGCTATTGTTATGGGGGGGTACTGGAGCATTGTACCTGGCGTATTTCTTGTTTTTGTTACTTTCTTTTTTCGTAATCCAAATAGGAAGATACCAGGGGACGAAGCTTATGTTATGTCACCAGCAGACGGGAAAGTTATGAGTGTATGTGACATTTATGATGAAGAATTCTTACTTGATGAAGCCATTAAGGTCACGATTTTTTTATCGGTTCTTGATGTGCATGTTAATCGCAGTCCTATTGCAGGCGAAATTATTTATCAACAATATACTTGCGGACGGTTTCGTCCGGCTTATAAAGAATCTGCTGGCTGTGAAAATGAACGTCATTCACTGGGAATTGAAAATGACCAAATGAAGATTCTTGTTACTCAGATTGCCGGCATATTAGCGCGGCGTATTGTTTCATGGGTGACATTAGGCAATGTGCTTACACGGGGTGAACGTTACGGTATGATTAAATTTGGGTCCTGTACGGAAGTCGTTATGCCAAAATCAGTTGAAGTTCTTGTTAAAAAAGGAGATCGTGTTCGTGGTGGAGAGACGATTATAGGGAGGATTCGCAAATGA
- a CDS encoding transglycosylase domain-containing protein, translated as MQKNFQRKKDILVQSVVLVLFICFFGSIAYAFFTLPQTDNLENLQFMKATQVFDAHGALISKLFEENRVVVPISSMSFYVQQAIIDNEDIRFYSHAGVDPIGIVRALWVDLRMGTFAEGGSTLTQQLAKNMFLTQEKTFIRKLKEMLLALLIERRFSKQEILQAYLNQVYFGEGAYGVESASQVYFGKHASELTLGESALIAGLPRGPGIYSPYVDMNAALSRRAEVLSGMVKMNDITQAQADAANGEPLVLVGKKKRTVQASYFLDYVANELVGRYGANRVYRGGLKVYTTLDIKTQQAAEATLGKYQGAVLALDPHNGSIRAMVGGRDYQESQINRVQVELRQPGSAFKPFLYATALNQGLTANAVIIDEKINIGGYSPLNSDKKYHGPVTLSKALRDSINVPAVKLAQQVGMTNVLALAQALGISTLTTQDNNLAAAIGGLTQGVNLMELTAAYTAFANAGVLSKPVAILKVLDENDQLLEQATFVQQQMLTPQVAYIMTNMMAGTISSGTGTAAAIGRPAAGKTGTTDNYEAAWFIGYTPDLLTGIYVGNDDRTPVGISGSQVAGLWGAMMTKAEAGITVTQFSVPEGIITNIPICATTGKVAFFGCPEVEKTAFIKGTEPAFSGWLQESNNLGTLPDSQGETPQAPLQPKTPSWRNLLPRLPGF; from the coding sequence ATGCAAAAAAATTTTCAGCGAAAAAAAGATATTCTAGTTCAATCAGTTGTTTTAGTGCTTTTCATTTGTTTTTTTGGGAGTATTGCCTATGCTTTTTTCACTTTGCCGCAAACAGATAATTTGGAAAATTTACAATTTATGAAAGCCACACAAGTATTTGATGCTCATGGTGCACTTATTTCAAAGTTGTTTGAGGAAAATCGCGTCGTTGTACCCATTAGCAGCATGTCTTTTTATGTGCAACAGGCTATTATTGATAATGAAGATATCAGGTTTTATAGCCATGCTGGTGTCGATCCTATTGGCATTGTTCGAGCTTTATGGGTGGATCTGCGCATGGGGACTTTCGCTGAGGGGGGAAGCACGCTTACGCAGCAACTGGCTAAGAATATGTTTTTGACGCAGGAAAAGACTTTTATACGAAAATTAAAAGAAATGTTACTGGCATTACTTATTGAAAGAAGATTTTCTAAACAGGAAATTCTTCAGGCTTATTTGAATCAAGTATATTTTGGTGAAGGTGCTTATGGTGTTGAATCTGCTTCACAAGTATATTTTGGTAAGCATGCTAGTGAATTGACCTTGGGGGAAAGTGCATTGATCGCCGGATTGCCACGCGGTCCGGGAATTTATTCACCTTATGTGGATATGAACGCGGCTTTATCGAGGCGTGCTGAAGTGTTAAGTGGTATGGTAAAAATGAACGATATTACACAAGCACAGGCCGATGCTGCAAATGGTGAACCACTTGTATTGGTTGGTAAGAAAAAACGGACTGTTCAAGCTTCTTACTTTTTAGATTATGTTGCCAATGAGCTTGTGGGCCGTTATGGCGCTAATCGAGTATACAGAGGCGGGCTGAAGGTTTATACAACACTTGATATTAAGACTCAGCAGGCAGCAGAAGCTACGCTTGGAAAATATCAAGGAGCCGTTTTAGCCCTTGACCCTCATAATGGTTCTATTCGTGCTATGGTAGGAGGTCGTGATTATCAGGAAAGCCAAATAAATCGGGTGCAAGTTGAACTAAGACAGCCAGGTTCTGCTTTTAAACCTTTTTTATATGCAACAGCCTTAAACCAAGGGTTGACAGCGAATGCCGTGATTATTGATGAAAAAATCAATATTGGCGGGTACAGCCCGCTAAATTCCGATAAGAAGTATCATGGTCCAGTTACGCTGAGTAAGGCGTTGCGTGATTCTATTAATGTGCCTGCAGTCAAGTTAGCGCAGCAAGTGGGCATGACAAATGTCTTGGCACTTGCTCAAGCACTGGGAATTTCAACGCTTACAACGCAGGATAATAATTTGGCAGCTGCCATCGGCGGGTTGACACAGGGCGTAAATTTAATGGAACTTACAGCAGCTTATACGGCTTTTGCAAATGCTGGCGTTCTTTCTAAACCTGTGGCTATTTTGAAGGTACTCGATGAAAATGATCAGCTGTTGGAACAGGCAACATTTGTGCAGCAACAAATGTTAACGCCGCAAGTGGCTTACATTATGACGAATATGATGGCAGGAACAATCAGTTCAGGTACAGGTACGGCAGCTGCCATTGGTCGACCGGCAGCAGGGAAAACAGGTACAACAGACAATTATGAAGCAGCCTGGTTTATTGGTTATACACCGGACTTATTAACAGGTATTTATGTTGGCAATGATGACCGTACACCAGTAGGAATTTCGGGCAGCCAAGTGGCGGGGCTGTGGGGAGCCATGATGACTAAAGCGGAAGCAGGAATTACTGTAACGCAATTTTCTGTGCCTGAAGGTATTATTACGAATATCCCTATTTGTGCAACAACAGGCAAAGTGGCTTTCTTTGGTTGTCCTGAAGTAGAGAAAACTGCTTTTATTAAAGGAACGGAACCTGCATTTTCCGGTTGGCTGCAAGAAAGTAACAATTTAGGTACGCTACCTGATTCGCAAGGAGAAACACCTCAGGCTCCGCTTCAACCTAAGACTCCCAGTTGGCGGAATTTATTGCCTCGATTGCCGGGATTTTGA
- a CDS encoding WecB/TagA/CpsF family glycosyltransferase yields MQKQANILGVRVDSMTMDQAVMTVESMISGKSSYAHMQLVATANAEMVMMANEDKELATILAAAQLVVPDGAGVVWAAGKLGHPVPERVAGFDLAQRLFALSAEKGYRIYFLGGAPGVAVKAQAAARKRYGSIEFVGVHDGFFKAEEVPTLVASINESKADLLFVALGVPKQEKWLYELRNQLTVKVGIGVGGTFDVMAGVMKRAPLWMQKTNLEWLFRLMMQPQRALRMLALPRFVIKVLLSKKD; encoded by the coding sequence GTGCAGAAACAAGCAAATATTTTAGGCGTTCGCGTCGATTCAATGACAATGGATCAGGCTGTTATGACAGTGGAATCCATGATAAGTGGAAAAAGTTCATATGCCCACATGCAGTTAGTTGCTACAGCCAATGCTGAGATGGTTATGATGGCAAACGAGGATAAGGAGCTTGCTACGATTTTAGCTGCAGCGCAGCTTGTTGTGCCTGATGGCGCTGGCGTGGTATGGGCGGCTGGAAAGCTGGGGCATCCTGTGCCTGAACGTGTCGCTGGGTTTGATTTAGCCCAAAGGCTGTTTGCACTAAGCGCTGAAAAGGGCTATCGTATTTATTTTTTAGGTGGAGCACCTGGCGTTGCGGTCAAAGCTCAGGCCGCTGCCAGAAAAAGATATGGTTCGATTGAATTTGTTGGTGTTCATGATGGCTTTTTTAAAGCGGAAGAAGTGCCAACGTTAGTTGCCAGCATTAATGAATCTAAGGCCGATTTGTTATTTGTCGCGCTCGGTGTACCAAAACAAGAAAAATGGCTTTATGAGCTTCGTAATCAATTGACAGTGAAAGTGGGTATTGGGGTTGGCGGAACTTTTGATGTTATGGCTGGCGTGATGAAACGCGCCCCACTTTGGATGCAGAAAACCAATTTAGAATGGTTGTTTCGTCTGATGATGCAACCACAGCGAGCCCTTCGAATGTTGGCTCTGCCGCGCTTTGTCATCAAGGTTTTATTGTCGAAAAAAGATTAG